A single window of Polaribacter sp. SA4-10 DNA harbors:
- a CDS encoding porin family protein: protein MNRILIFLIFLLISSISFGQKDSLLLGSRYADDQVYASISYTQFFDQPSVITKSNFSYGVSIGFLKDFILNKKGSVSFALGIGYGYDVFNHELKVEESNNETVFSTDNTITSNIFKAHNLELPIELRWRTSTSNKYDFWRIYGGVKFIYNTSNSFQYIDVNNMDFKYLNVSAYNKLQYGLTLSAGYDKFNMNIFYGLTPIFNDANIEGEKIETKVIKFGLILYLL from the coding sequence ATGAATAGAATTCTAATTTTTCTGATTTTTCTTTTAATTTCATCAATTTCTTTTGGCCAAAAAGATTCTTTACTACTAGGAAGTAGATATGCAGATGACCAAGTTTATGCATCAATTTCTTACACGCAATTCTTTGACCAACCATCAGTAATAACAAAAAGTAATTTTTCTTATGGAGTATCTATAGGGTTTCTAAAAGATTTTATTTTAAATAAAAAAGGGAGTGTTTCTTTTGCATTAGGAATTGGTTATGGCTATGATGTTTTTAACCATGAATTAAAAGTTGAAGAGAGTAACAATGAAACTGTTTTTAGCACTGATAATACAATAACTTCTAATATTTTTAAAGCTCATAATTTAGAACTTCCTATTGAGCTAAGGTGGAGGACTTCTACTTCAAATAAATATGATTTTTGGAGGATTTATGGTGGTGTGAAATTTATTTATAACACGTCTAATTCTTTCCAGTATATAGATGTTAATAACATGGATTTTAAATACTTAAATGTTTCAGCTTATAATAAACTGCAATATGGTTTAACACTTTCTGCAGGTTATGATAAATTTAATATGAATATCTTTTATGGTTTAACACCTATTTTTAATGATGCTAATATTGAGGGTGAGAAAATAGAAACCAAAGTTATAAAATTTGGTCTTATACTTTATCTTTTATAA